From the Brassica napus cultivar Da-Ae chromosome A8, Da-Ae, whole genome shotgun sequence genome, one window contains:
- the LOC106434811 gene encoding putative two-component response regulator ARR19 has product MSIAHITEAGDKALFLQQETSEINSPLNEFPPSTNVLVVDANLSTLLDMKEIMERCAYHVTAYADSEEAIAFLTKCKHEINIVIWDYHMPGINGLQALAIIGSKMDLPVVIMSGDDQTESVMNAMVHGACHYVMKPVRKEIIATIWQHIVRKRMMSKPGLVPPVVVHGDCSKQEKDDSVTVDQDDSEESIDKIEEKATQKQTMICIEETQPMQSHLVKSNGSDQDDDDSRSVRNYNYEQSIDKKKERYLKRPRISWTGDLQQKFLEAIDIVGGPKKASPKVLLKCLHDMNIEGLTRNNVSSHLQKYRLSLEENKIPQQFPETGWSSLSRPSPFLGMNNGFIAPTSLRNWPAVYPVQDNQYQNGYLAINNNQFVTNNMPGFPYSENDHHLQQQHQQRQYQLSNHVMNYMMRNEPQQAYNSIGLTDLEPNIYPSLPYDPNEFLFDGYNFSN; this is encoded by the exons ATGTCTATAGCACATATAACCGAGGCTGGAGATAAAGCTCTCTTTCTGCAGCAAGAAACTTCTGAAATCAACTCTCCTCTTAATGAATTTCCGCCGAGTACTAATGTTCTTGTTGTCGACGCCAATCTCAGCACTTTACTTGATATGAAAGAAATCATGGAACGCTGCGCCTATCATG TGACGGCTTATGCGGACTCGGAAGAAGCTATTGCGTTTCTGACAAAGTGTAAACATGAGATTAATATTGTGATTTGGGATTATCATATGCCTGGAATTAATGGACTCCAAGCTCTCGCAATCATTGGTTCAAAGATGGATCTTCCTGTAGTAA TTATGTCTGGTGACGATCAAACAGAATCGGTGATGAACGCAATGGTACATGGTGCATGTCACTATGTTATGAAACCCGTTAGAAAAGAGATCATAGCCACCATATGGCAACACATTGTACGCAAGAGGATGATGTCTAAACCAGGTTTAGTTCCACCTGTTGTGGTTCATGGTGACTGTTCCAAGCAAGAGAAAGATGATTCCGTGACCGTAGACCAAGATGATAGTGAGGAGAGCATCGATAAGATAGAAGAGAAAGCAACACAGAAACAGACAATGATATGTATAGAAGAAACTCAACCAATGCAATCACATTTGGTTAAGAGTAACGGTTCAGACCAAGACGACGACGATTCCAGGAGCGTAAGAAATTACAACTATGAACAAAGCATCgacaagaaaaaagagagatattTGAAGAGACCGCGGATTTCGTGGACTGGAGATCTTCAACAGAAATTTCTCGAAGCCATCGATATAGTTGGTGGGCCTAAAA AAGCTAGTCCAAAGGTACTTCTCAAATGCTTGCATGACATGAATATCGAAGGACTCACTAGAAACAATGTGTCCAGTCATCTTCAG AAATATCGTCTAAGTCTTGAGGAGAACAAAATTCCTCAACAGTTTCCAGAGACTGGTTGGTCTAGTTTGAGTAGACCTTCACCTTTCTTAGGTATGAACAATGGTTTCATAGCACCAACGTCCCTTAGGAATTGGCCAGCTGTTTACCCGGTCCAGGACAATCAATATCAAAATGGTTACTTGGCAATAAACAACAACCAGTTCGTGACCAATAATATGCCTGGTTTTCCCTACTCGGAAAATGATCACCATCTCCAGCAGCAGCATCAACAACGACAATATCAGCTTTCTAATCACGTGATGAACTACATGATGAGAAATGAACCTCAACAAGCTTATAATAGCATCGGTTTAACGGATCTCGAACCAAATATTTATCCAAGTCTGCCGTACGATCCAAACGAGTTTCTATTCGATGGCTACAATTTCAGTAACTGA